The genomic interval ggtttgtgggctgatttattgttgaaggTTATTTAATCATGTCTAGTGTGAACAATGACTACTTAAATgataattggaagctagttaggaataactagtaaaacttgatttaggaaacaacttttggaatagtatttatgtaaattgagttggtgtgatgctattgtgtgtgataggttccaacgagactcCACATCTCCATTCAGAGCATTAGACGCAGTTAGAGTCAATCAAAGCATTAACAAAGACActatgagtgaacttgcattacaatgttttgggataaatgcatatgtgtttaattgaatcgcttgaaatgttttatcgaacttttctttaaaacgtgcatgggaacaagcccttgatgaaatgtttttatgtggtaaaatatgtgatataatgaaaccatgtgttcctatattatgtggatatgtATGTTATGCTTTGAGTGATAATGCTGTATGATAGCTATAACTGTGCacgtgtggtgtgggagtgcacatgacgatgCCGGTggtgtgtggtgtgggagtgcacatgctgAAAATGATGTGGGTGGGAGTgcgtgtgatgatattgaaatgtgtgtatagggagtgcacatgatgatattgccttgtgcgtgtaaggagtgcacatgagttgagtAAGGCGGTGGTGGTGtacatctatatatatatatatatgctatagacaagttatgaaaataaaaaatgtgattgtactatatgctatagaatgcctttccactgcaacgagaaacccTCTGTTTTGCTTGTCTTAATTGCATATTTGCTGTAGTTTTCACTCGTTTCAACTCCATTGTGGATTATAAATCCTTCAccttaagggattaaataatcaagggttCAATTAAGgggctttacaagaaattaaactaaattgcattgcttttaaaataagtgcatcgtgttttcaaaatctttccatatcgtttgcttgttcccttcctatgttcactcattgagtttacactcattattttcaacttcatattttagttttcaggtTCGAAGGTAGTTGGATTCCTAGGCTGAGGTGCTtctttttatctatttttaggTAGGTTACCCTAACACTAAATGTTAGCACCCATGCCTAAAGTCATTCCGCTGACCATCAAGGTCTTTGTATATGCACATATATGTTTAATgtgaattgttaagatacatttggcaaactatctatgtatattttaatttatgatgcCAATGTGAATATTTACTTAGGTTTTACGAATTATCTTCGAACAAATTAGCATTCGAACACTGTTAAGtatagatcttaaagaaatatgaatGATAGATAGATTAATGTACAGATTCATATAggaaggcttgcttgggccaaatgggctatgcctattaggtccttgtgccggtcatggcccgagattAAGTTGTGACATCTCTACACTTATTCTAAGCCCATTTAGAATTTTTAGGCTAAGGTAGTCTAGTTTAGGTAAAATTAGGTTAAGTTGTATTTAACTTGAGGAAAAGTTAGCCACATATACATATTGGGGAGAAATCCTAAGAGAGATTCAAGAAATTAGAAGTTGAGGATGAAGATTGAAGATCAAGGCTCcaaatatttattcttttcttctttaacttATATTATTCTTGTTACTCTTGATGGCTAAActtcatatgtttttatttacttttgcAACTGTGTCtagctaaatttattttcttaggattacaattgaactcatatgtagtttaaatttttaatctctttttagcttattttcaatggaattgaattgtttattctaatttgttcttaatgcttttaattaacAGGCcatcaattaaattgatctagaaACCttaacaaacttgggaaaaggagtttagtgtagactaaaattggaatagcatatgatcatatttatttgattgaatgaATAAATTCATCTGTGTATAGGATAGGAATATACTTATATGCCATATGTAGCTAGATTAGAGCCTGTACTTAAttagtctattttaatttcaattcacataggaatatagtgttttggttaaaataaatatttttataagagaCTTGGGAGagcattataaataattgaggactcgaggttagcaattcaacccattggaATAAGTTAAGAGGGAAAggtaaaatttaaatgaagtgtaagggatattgtaatcttaggcttttctaatttgatttttagtcaattatctttttgctttgattattagtgttaattagtttagttttagttgattagttttttaatttaattagttattaaatttttgattgtttgaataaaactaaattgttttaattgtagtacttagaaaatttttaggATAATTTTTTGAgggatcgatactctacttGCTAATATCCTATCTGTTCGATACTTATACTTGCGTaggtagaattttaactgataGTAACTACTTTACTTAATAAGATATTTGTTGCCCAATTTGAGTATAAGTCTTGTGTAGTTTGAATAAGGGATAAGGACACATAAGCCACTTTGATTTTGCTCGATATGTTGGACTTTGATGTGATTTGGGTATGGATGGGCTATTGTCAAATTTTGCTAGCGTGGATTGGTATCACAAGCTAGTTAGATTTGATTACCTAGGAAAGCCATCTTTTAGCATTTAGGTGATTGTAGTATTGCTCCAACCAATGTGGTTTCTGCCATGACCTTGAGGAAATTGTTGCAACATGGATGCTAAGGATTTTTGGCGTTTATTAGCGATACTTATGTAGAGGTCAGAGGTGTGGCTGATGTGTTCATAGTTAGCGAGTTTCTCGTTGTGTTGTCGAAAGAACTACCCAACTTAGCCCTAGATAGGGAGGTTGAGTTTTGTATAGATTTGGTGAAGGATACTCAATAGATATCTATTCCACCATGTCGGATGACATCGGTAGAACTTAAAGAACTCGAGAATTAGTTGgaagatttgttggataaGGGTTTTTTATGCCATAGTGTGTCACCATGGAGTGCACCAGTATtgtttgtgaagaagaaagaatgaTCACTCAAGCTATGCATCGATTGCCGATAACTTAATACGGTAACGATAATGAATAAGTATCCATTTCCTCatattgatgatttatttgatcagtTACAGGGAGTATAGTGTTTCTCCAAGATTCATCTTTGTTTTGGTTACCACTAACTCAAGATTAAGCAGGAGGATGTGCCTAAGACTGCATTCTGTACTAGGTATGGACGTTATGAGTTTTTGGTTATGTCATTTGGTCTTGCAAATGCCCCAACAActtttatggaaatgatgaatCAGATGTTCAAACCATATTTGGATAGTTTCGAGGTGGTATCCATTGATGACATTTTGGTATACTCAAGGAGTAAGTGCGAGACCTTGATTTTTAATAGACTCATAGCTAGAAGTAGACACGATAACacggactaggggtaattttgtcattttccttAGTGATCTCTtagaagtgggttttctaatattattaaggcctaagtaggcctaatgaataaatgaatgatgaaaatgaggataaaatgatgaacgaaatagaaataatgatgatttccaaggtaagggaaaaatggtcatttttcatcttggatcaaaatttttaagttttcatgaacctgagtatttctagactattatggactttatctcagtgctaaaagagtaaaaagattgcacaaaggattggaggaagacaaagctaACTTGTTgagggtattttcgtaattcaAGTaaagtttggataagctttagctataaatatcattttccagcagcttcttcttcttcttcctcccatctcatgtttctttcatccttcatggaagcttgttttgaaacctccataaattctctcaagttaaccctaattttcatgcttttgtgcactttttcatagaaccttttgtgctctttcactttctcaccttaaaacccttaaaaagtcttacttccatacttcctctcactagctaggtgttttaaagagagaacGAGGGggcttctataatagcttgaaaatttttggaaaggaattcaattacaaagctaccaaggtgagtagtgaattagaattgatttttaagttgttgagaatggctcGTGGATAGatttgtgaatattttgtagttgaggttatttattcatctttagtgtgattagaatagaaaaagtaaatagccacttaatggcaattggaagctagttaggaataactagcagaacatgaattagaagatagcttttagaattatggttatgtgaattgagttgatttgtgatgctattgtgtgtgataggttccaacgagaccccacatctccattTGGAACATTAGTGGAAGTTGAAGTCAATctaagattcaacaaataccggtgagtgaacttacatttcaaaatattttgggaagtgcctacatttttaaataaatcatttggaagattcatttgtttttgctttaaaaaaaatatacttgaggaacaagcccttgatgaaatgtttctatcttgtgaaatgtgcaatatgaatagttcatgcgttatcacattatatttatatgtatattgtCACGGCctggtactcccctcgagccaatgacaaccgtcgcgatgtcctgatcgacactcattacccgaaatgtcaactggaaccctgcaaggctttaatatcagtttctcatttttcctgtgagtaaccgttgccaaatatcatgttctaaaagattttaagctatttccaacttaaatcaataaaaaaaatgatttctgtctcacaggagcattttggtcatttttcctcaaaaattttgaaaccagctaaaaatgtagtatgcgagtataaaacacataattcataatcaaaaataagtttaaacgtctaaaatcttcatttaaaatgaaattatgactatttgaatataataaaaatattcaataaaatattctattttcttataaaacaatatttataaagttaccggtaaataatttttgtagcgtaaaagctaaataaattcatacatactgtaatacagataaccaaagtataaaatttaatttacaatgacacgtgggcccacgaacgaccaaaagtatcaaaagtggtaaacctacagtttttgaggatgcaagtccaactgtagccctcaacaaagtgagctatctaccgactatcttgagcctgaaatgggtggaaaggagggtggtgagattatataatcccaatgagtaaacaaatatcatctaaaatatctaaagttgagtaaatggagatagataaaatagattagcataaaaatgattcacaacagttcgaactcattttaataagataaaatagattcatttcacccaaataaacaacgagggttatgatttcttgaaaagtttagctcgtgccaaaatcattatcatactcagttattagggataccttggccgagtgCTGTCCCAActgagtctgccaaggttgttaaaaagtcatgtacgcataaatcatgtttttattttgaaaacatagccgttccttggcattggttgagttcaccctcacgtggtggtttagcgtgaagtgaactctaaagtgttaacctcaggagttatccatccgcgcctctcatactgagatAAGAATgtaatagggttaccgtgcccctctaataggttggtccacggaacccgtcTACTGCAGTGACCAATTtaaaacccaccaattcaataaaattcaatagcatgaaatgacaattattttattttacagcctctcaaggcaaatcaacagttcatacattttcagcacattcatgcaaatattgtcataagcaatttgattcaaaccatgaatttacaacacatgaaaacagtctccaattactctattttcaaaccatcattcaatttcaagacaatgttataaaatcatttcattaaatcacattttaattacaaaacacaaagatttaccatttaactcattttccataaaatcacaaaatcggataaaaaccactttagataattaagatgatagtaaggttactcaNNNNNNNNNNNNNNNNNNNNNNNNNNNNNNNNNNNNNNNNNNNNNNNNNNNNNNNNNNNNNNNNNNNNNNNNNNNNNNNNNNNNNNNNNNNNNNNNNNNNNNNNNNNNNNNNNNNNNNNNNNNNNNNNNNNNNNNNNNNNNNNNNNNNNNNNNNNNNNNNNNNNNNNNNNNNNNNNNNNNNNNNNNNNNNNNNNNNNNNNNNNNNNNNNNNNNNNNNNNNNNNNNNNNNNNNNNNNNNNNNNNNNNNNNNNNNNNNNNNNNNNNNNNNNNNNNNNNNNNNNNNNNNNNNNNNNNNNNNNNNNNNNNNNNNNNNNNNNNNNNNNNNNNNNNNNNNNNNNNNNNNNNNNNNNNNNNNNNNNNNNNNNNNNNNNNNNNNNNNNNNNNNNNNNNNNTAACCAactcacttgaaataaaatcaaatccaccatcaacactctacaaggaagattcagccaatgatgaactcatgaggaatatgtgaatttcaaacttaattcttgcacttaacaccataaacaactaaaaacatccatatatcttaaaaatctatctaaatcatcatcaaattctctctcctaaggtttgatcagcacactatccttcatgatatcttgtgattcaaccatggaaaatgcaaaataatgcataggaaagatagatcacaagctagagttaagaaatttcaccTTTGATGGCTTGATTACTTggaatccaccaattttctcttcaattttcactttagggcttttgttcttcttttcttcctttcttcttgctatggccggccataaaaATGAATGTGGAAGAGTTCGAATTggctttataaaggaaaatattaaatggacaaaaatttaccatgtgtcaccattccattggtccatgtgtcatacttacccattaagcaatctctcttcaccatataaattttctcaattatccatgataatattgggtaaaatccatatgctggacaagtgttaagtggtgtaaaattacaattttgcccttagggtggcaaatgactattttgcccttatgctcgaaaaaatgtcaaaattaaaatttttcacttttcaaactcaaattatactccaaatgatcaatcttagtcaaaaatttcatccaaaacTCACATATTAACCTCGGGTAgccaaatgaccattttgccgtAGGTCATGAGAATTACAATTTGACTCCGAatcgatcctcgaactctgaatcaccattttaagtcattcagcggttttaaaattctcaatttcatcttaaaatctttatttggactagtttgaggcttaattcaacttaattgtaccatttggtacaacaccgtcctttaacgatttacgaggtacccaagtaagcaaacatgcattcttatgtaggaatggcataataaacatattgtagagccggGCTTGACATATATTATGCTTTGGAGGCTCCTTTTGTGTGAAAatgatgacccgactatgtgcggtataagagtgcacatgagctgatgatgacctagttatgtgcggtgtgggagtgcacatgagctgatgatgacccggctatgtgcgagtagggaatgcacatgagctaagtgtggtgggatggtatgcatgatgatgtatgtatatatatatatatatatatattatagaaagtttatgaaaatatttgtgattgtgttatatgttggcattgttaattgctcccaaattgcttttcatttcagcaagacAATGGCTTTTTCTTGTAACAAGACCCTTCAACTAAATtgctctatttctcgctgcaacgaaattcattttcattgcagcgagaaactctcgggtagGCAGCCATAATCCATGCTCTGAATTTTGCTACAAGGAgaatggattctcgctgcagtgaggaATTTTGGGTGGTTCCAAAAATTATGGTGCAGTATGTTCACTTTGATAATCATTGTAACCATCTTTTGATCAGAAATgggcaaagtagtaaacataaaagttgtagcccagcctcttagctttctaatggtttaaaaatcatgtcaattggacttctttagtgggagatatgcttaaaaaatcaaagcatatgcaaactaaAAATGCCTTTTCACTGCAGTGCGAAAATCCTCTGTTTGTTTGTCTTGCTTGGTCAgtgctgaaattttcattctattcaactttaTGGTTCATCATGAATCTTGtaacattaagggattaaacattcaaagtttgaaatgaggggttttaaccaaaaattagactaaattgcatggtttatcgtaagtgcatcgtgttttctaaaacattccttgctgttgcttgttcccttcctatgttcactcactaggtttatactcaagtttttaaaacttcatgttttcatatttagaggcagttgggacctagattgagtgttCACATATGCttgtcttcttggtaggtactatggcatcttagTAGCGAtaccttcacttaaagtcactccgctgacggttgAGAGTCTTTTGTCTGTATACACGTATATGTCATGTTAACTACTaggagtcatgttataaatgaagtatgtatatgttggattgatgatgatgccctTATGAAACGACAATGAACGACAgtactttgagataatacaaatatgaatattcggttgctataaaatattactgaaacattTACTGTTGAGAATCACAAcacatggttttaaagatgatggatggaatgagGAACAGGATCTCATAAATatgcttgcttgggcctagtgggctatgcccattgagcccatgcactagtcatggcccgagatttgggctgtgacaataAAGAGGAACATGAACAACATCTTAAGATTGTGCTTCAAGTGTTAAGAGATCACCAATTATATACGAAGGTCTCCAAGTGCAAGTTTTGGCTTAATAGAGTTAGCTTCCTAGGTCATGTGATTTCTAAGgatggagttatggttgaACCAAAGAAAATAGAGGCAGTGGGGAAATAGCCAAGGCTAACCTCTATGATGGAGATTCAAAGCTTTTATGGTTTAGTGGGATATTACAGACGATTTGTCAaggatttctttaaacttgcAGTACCGATGACTAGATTGACTCAAAAGAATATGAAGTTCTAATGGAATGATGCTTGTGAGGAGAGATTTTCTAAAGCTTAAGAGTTATCTTACTTTAGCTTTCGTATTTAGCCTATTGTAGGGAATAGGTGGATATACAGTTTGTTGTGATGCCTCACGTGTTGGTTTGGGATGTGTGGTGATGCGACATGACAAGGTTATAACTTATGCCTTTAGACGATTGAAAAAACATGAGCAAAACTATCCCACTCATGACTTAGAGATGGCTGCCATTATGTTAACACttaagatttggagacattacttTTATAGGGAGACGTGTGAGATCTACACTGATCAAAAGAGTCTCAAGTACATCTTTGAGCAAAGAGATCTCAATCTTAGGCAACGTAGATGGATAGAGTTGCTTAAAGACTATGATTACACTATCCTTTACCATCCCGGCAAGGCTAATGTGGTAGCCAAAGTTTTGAGTCAAAAGTCTATGGGGAGTTTAGCCCATATCACCGTTGATAGGAGACCCTTGGTAAGGGAAATCCATGATTTAGGAAACATGGGAGTACATCTTGAGGTCAATGATTTTGATGTTATATTAACACACTTCCAAGTTAGGCCTATGATACTTGATCACATTAAGGAAGCTTAGGATAAGGATGAATGGGTGACCAAGGCCTTAAATGGTGCCTAAGGGAATAAGGGGCAACACTTAGTTAAGGATACCAACCGGTTACTTCGTTATGACCAAGAGTGTATGTGTCAGATTTAGATGGTCTCAAGAAAGAGATTCTTGAGGTGCACATTTTTCAGCTTATACAGTACATCTTGGATCCACCAAGATGTACCATGATTTGAGAGAAGTATACTGGTGGGCGGGTATGAAGAAGTATACGTTTGTAGGTAAGTGTTTAGTATGGCAACATGTTAAGGCAGACCATCAGATGCTCGCAAGTTTGCTACAGCCCTTAACCACATATCTATGGATTTTGTGACGAGGTTACCTCGCACTAATAAAGGGTATGATTTCATTTGGGTCATTGTAGGCAAATTGACtatgtttgtttttttcttatcagTGAAAGTCACCTATGGGACGACCTAGTATGTGAGGCTATATATTGAGGAGATAGTGCGATTACATAAGATTCCAATTACCATAGTCTCGAGTAGAGGTACCTAGTTCACTAGTCAATTTTGAGGCAAATTCTAAGAGGTTATGGGAACCAAGCTAAATTTCAGCACCACCTTTCATTCTCAAACCGATGGACATTCTGAGAGGACTATATAGATCTTGGAGGTTTTGTTATGGGCTTGTGTTTTGGATTTTGGAGTTACTTGGGATCAACACTTGCTTTTGATAGAGTTCGCCTAGAACAACAGTGACCAAACTAGCATTGAGATGGTGCCTTATGAGACATTATACGAGTGTAAGTGTAGATCACCTATCGCTTACTTTGAGGTTGATGAAAGAAAGCTACTTGGACTGGAGATTGTTCAAGAAGCCACCGACAAGATTCAACTGATTCAAGATAGGTTGTTGACCTCTCAAAGTCAACATAAATCATACGCTGACCATAGACGTCGAGACTTAGGGATTGAGGTGGGTGACCATGTATTCTTGAAGGTTTCACCTATTAAGGGAATCATGAGATTAGGCAAAAAGGGCAAGTTAAGCTCGAGATATATTGGAACCTTTGAGATCTTAGAGAAACTTGGTGTAGTAGCTTATAGATTGACACTACCCGCGGATGTTTCCAATATTCATCTAGTGTTTCATGTGTCTGTTCTTCGTAATTACAATCTTAACCCATCTCATGTGATTTGTTATGAAGAAACTCACTTGGACAATGATCCGTCTTATGAGGAAGTACTAGTACAGATCTTGGATAGCCAAGTAAATTGATTGCGCACCAAGGTTGTATATTTGGTGAAAGTCTTTTGGCGTAACCAATTTAAGGTGGAGATGACTTGGGAAGCTGAGGATGAGATATGCACAAAGTATGCCCACCTATTTCAAAATTGAGGTAAGTAACTcttgatttaaatttgaggatgaatttcttaagggggagaatgtgaaacCTGTAGTTTCCGTTGCGTGGATAAATTAGATAATTAACTTGGTGATCTTAGGAAATGCAAAGACTAGCCAAGGAACCTTAATTTCATCCTTGAGAATTCACAAAAAAAGGTTATGGATGTTGTGGAAGGGAATTAGAATGAAAGCAAGACTTGAAAGGAACAAATTTCGTAAATTTAGACCTAAGAAGTTGACCCTAGTGCATAGAAAGTTGACCTTGTGAAGCAAAACTAGGGAAGTGCACACATTCTGGTCCAAGATCGACTATAGACCTTCTGTAGTTGAtcttatgaaagaaaaatgaatgaaatgtCAACATTTCAGTCCAAGATCGATTATAAACCCTCTATAGTCGATCTTGTGaaggaaaaatgaatgaaacacGAACATTCTAGTCTAAGATCGACTATAGATCCTTATAGTAGACCCTAGACTACCTAGTAAGACTAAAACGGGCTTAAAAGCCCTAAAACCTGAGAGTCACTCATTTTTCTCAcatctctttgtttttctaaccATTTTCTCTCTAATTTCACATCCTTTAAGACCTTCAAACTCCATCATCAAATCTTGGATTCTAAGTGctaaaggtaaggattttcaCTCCCAAAACTtggttttgatgatttttgttttctctctctaaaagctagaaattttttttaagcattCAAGATTTGGCTAGATTTCTTTACTAGAAGCTCACCAAGGAGGAAAAATAGGTAAAATAAGTTGTTTACTTAATGGGTGTGAGGTTTGGAAGAAATATTAGTGGAAATCATTAGAAATAAGTGAAG from Theobroma cacao cultivar B97-61/B2 chromosome 5, Criollo_cocoa_genome_V2, whole genome shotgun sequence carries:
- the LOC108661929 gene encoding uncharacterized protein LOC108661929, whose amino-acid sequence is MVPYETLYECKCRSPIAYFEVDERKLLGLEIVQEATDKIQLIQDRLLTSQSQHKSYADHRRRDLGIEVGDHVFLKVSPIKGIMRLGKKGKLSSRYIGTFEILEKLGVVAYRLTLPADVSNIHLVFHVSVLRNYNLNPSHVICYEETHLDNDPSYEEVLVQILDSQVN